From the genome of Bacteroidota bacterium:
CAAAGGACGGTCACAAAAGCATTCGAATCAATTTCAGGAAGGACACCAATGTGGTCACCGGCTTCAATTTGATGGGCGTGCGCTACCGACACAAGGTCTGCGATCAATGGCTCCACGAAGGTCGCACCTTGGACTACGTGATTGAAAACCTTCGTGCCGCCAACTTCGATCCCGAATTTTTTGCAACCTATGAAGTTGAAATCGCCGCACTTTATACCGCCAAAACCGGAAAACAGGTTCGGCAAAAAAGTCGGGGAAGCCTCCTCTCCATGATTTTTGGCAAACATTCGCTGGCCAAGCCAGCCGTTTCATCCACAAATATCCACTGAACTCCAGCGCGTTGAAATTATGAGTACTGTCGATCATTCTTTGTCCTTGACCCCGCCGGCACAGATGTCGGGGGTGGAAAGATTGGGTGCCTTGCTTACCGGGCTCGGTATTTTGGCCTTGTTGGTGGGATTTTTGAGTGCAACGCCATTAAGTCCCTGGCTTGTGATGGGATTCGGAGGCGCATTTATCGTATCCGCGGGCGTGCTGAGCTCAATCAACCGCAAGAAATATAGATCCTTGAGTGCGATATGCCTGTTCACGGGCGTCATCAGCCTGGTATTGTTGGCTTTGCGAGCCAATTTGACAGGTTGGGCCATGTTTGCCGCAGTTTTTGTCGTGACGGCCATTGGCGCGACCATCTATTTCTGGGGAGCATTTGGCAAAGGTCCTGCCGGGATCAAGAACAATGGCATTTTTCACAGCGAAGCAACCCGGCAAGCCGGAGCGATTAGCTGGATGCTCGCCATTGCCTTCACAGGATTTTACATCATTCTCTATTGGTTTCCCGATCAGCTTTTTGGCCTTGTGGCTGCTGCCGATCCGCTTTACCATGCGATTACGGGCAAAAGCACCTATTGGATTGACGAACAGGGCATGGGCCATGTGACCAATCAATGGTTTGTCTACGGCTTCATTTACACGGTTGCCGTGGTCGTGATGGGTTTCCGTTTTATCCTGAAATATCGGCACAGCAAATACCAAATCGTGCGTACACTTTGCGTGGCCTTCTTTCAGTTGGTCATCGCATTTGCGTTGCCGACGGTTTTTGAGGTGTTGAATGAAAAGCAACGCGTTCAATTTGAGCCGGCAGTTGCTTCCTATTTGCCTGTCTATCAGGGCTACGAATCAGCCAAGAACGAGTACTACGCTGTGAAGGACAGCGTCGACAAAGGTGTGAACACCGCGCTTTACAGCCCGATGCTGGCAGGTTTGGAACAACGGTACAACGCCGCCAAGGAGCAAACTTTGGAGGCTCAAGGACCGATGCTCGCCAAACGTCCGCAGGTGACTGCGCATTATTTCAGCTATTTCTGGCCATTGGGATATGACCGATTGACGCCGAGTACGATAGAATACTACACAGGCGTCGAGCCATTTGATGGTGTGCACGTGCCGAGCAGCGATGGCAAATACTTGACCACACAAGCTGGATTTGGCACATTCGGATGGATTGCGATCGGCTTCGGCATCTTCATGAGCTTTGTCGGGGTGGTTGTGCTGACCTATTTCTTTGGGAAACGTTGGTATTGCTCATTCGTCTGCGGTTGTGGCGGTTTGGCCGAAACGGCAGGCGACCCCTTCCGGCAGCAGAGCGACAAGTCACTCAAGGCCTGGCGCATCGAGCGCTGGTCGATTTATTCGGTTTTGGGCCTCATCACCTTGGTGACGGTACTGCTGTTGGTCGACTGGAAATTGCATTTCCTTGGTGAAGGCTTGAAGGGAAACCTTAAAAGCGGATACGGTTTCCTCATCGGATCCTGCTTTGCAGGGGTCGTTGGGACCGGGTTCTATCCGATCTTGGGTTCGCGCGTTTGGTGCCGTTTCGGATGCCCGCAAGCGGCCATTTTGGGGATTATCCAGAAATACTTTTCCCGTTTCCGTATCACCACCAATGGCGGTCAGTGCATCTCTTGCGGCAATTGCAGCACCTATTGTGAGATGGGGATCGACGTCAAGTCCTATGCACAACGTGGCGAAAACATTGTGCGTGCTTCCTGCGTCGGCTGCGGCGTGTGCAGCAGCGTTTGCCCACGTGGTGTTTTGAATCTGGAGAATGGTCCAACCGATTCCCGCTACAACGGTTTGGAACCAATTTCGATCTCCGCAGGCGAAATTCAGATCAAGGGTTGATCAAGAAGCAAGGATTGCTGAAGGTCTAAGGGGTCCTCAGAATGTCAATTGAGTTTCCCCAATCGGCATCTGATTAGCGCCTGTCTCGAATTCTTTCCTAATTTCGACCTGTGAATCCAAACATCTTGGTGATTATTCCCGCATTCAATGAGGCGGAGTCGATAGGAAAGGTCGTGGGAGACATCCCCAAGGGATTGGTGAGGGAAGTGGTGGTCGTGAACAACAGTTCGACGGACGCCACGGAAACCAATGCCAAAGCCGCTGGTGCCACGGTATTGCGTGAAACTCGGCGCGGCTATGGATTTGCTTGTCTTTGCGGGATTGCCTATGCGAATGCCAAGCAGGGTGCTGAACGTCCGGATATCATCGTGTTCATTGACGGGGACTACAGCGACCATCCGGAACAATTGCCGGAATTATTGCGGCCGATACTGGAAGAGGGCTATGACATGGTCATCGGTTCACGGGCCTTGGGCGCGCGTGAACGGGGCTCTATGACGCCTCAGCAAGTTTTTGGAAACTGGTTGGCAACCACGTTGATTCGCCTGTTTTACCGCACGCGGTACACTGACCTTGGGCCATTCCGCGTAATCAAGATGGATAAACTGTTGGCTTTGGAGATGAAGGATCAGACCTACGGCTGGACGGTGGAAATGCAACTCAAGGCCGCCAAAAAGAAATTTAAGACAACGGAAGTGCCTGTAAATTACCGTCGTAGGATCGGAGTTTCCAAGGTTTCGGGGACAGTGAAGGGAACGATCCTGGCAGGGTATAAGATTCTTTACACCATTTTTAGATATTTGTAGGCGAATTAGAAGGCGGAATCGATCAAAATGGGTATTGCCATCCTGGTACTTTACTTTGTAGCGCTGACATTTATCTTGATGTACAGTGGCGTACAGGTACATTTGGCCATTTTATATACGCGTTTCCAAAAACGTGAAAAAATGGCCCATGAAGCATTGCCTGCCATGCCGGTTGGTAAACCTTGGCCGATGGTGACGGTGCAACTGCCCATTTTTAACGAAATGTATGTCGTCGAGCGGCTCATCGATTCCATTGCCGCCTTTGACTATCCTGCGGATCGTCTGGAGGTGCAGGTACTCGACGATTCGACCGACGAAACTGTTCAAATCACCGCCAAAAAGGTCGCCGAATGGAAAGCCAAGGGGCTCGACATCGTTCATGTGCACCGCAGCAACCGCCAAGGCTTCAAGGCGGGCGCCCTCAAAGAGGGAATGGAAAAGGCCAAAGGCGAATTCATCGCGATTTTTGACGCCGATTTTCTTCCCCATCCCAATTTTTTGAAGACCACGATTCCGCATTTTCACGATCCCAAAATCGGGGTGGTGCAAACGCGCTGGGAGCATATCAACCGCAACTATTCGATCCTCACGAAACTGCAGGCCTTCGCTTTGGATGCACACTTTTCGGTGGAGCAGCAGGGGCGCAACTCGATGGGCTATTTCATCAATTTCAACGGGACGGCCGGCGTTTGGCGACGTTCGACGATTGACGATGCCGGTGGCTGGCAGAGCGATACCTTGACCGAGGATCTTGATCTGAGCTACCGTGCGCAGTTGAAGGGCTGGCGTTTCAAGTTTTTGGAGAATCTCGATTCCCCGGCCGAGCTTCCCGCGGCTATGGGCGCTGTGAAAAGTCAACAATTTCGCTGGACCAAAGGTGCAGCGGAGACGGCAAGGAAGAATCTGGGTAAGGTTTTGATGGCAAAACTGCCATTCGGCACCAAGGTGCATGCGACCTTTCACTTGCTCAACAGCATGCTGTTCATCTGCATCGTCTTGAATGCGGTGCTCAGTGTGCCACTCGTGTTTTACAACGAAACGAATCCGATCGTCGCTGGCTTGATGCAGTATGCCTCGATCTTCTCGATGTCATTGCTGGCCTTGATCCTGTTTTTCTGGGTCTCGCGACGCAATCGGCTCGGAGGCCGGGGAATCAAGGGCTTCCTGCGCTTTGTGGTGACATTTCCGGTTTTCTGGTGTGTGACCATGGGTTTGAGCTTGCACAATGCCATCGCGACCATGGAAGGTTATATCGGCCGCAAGACGCCCTTCATCCGAACGCCAAAATTCGCCCTGACTGACGGGAAAGATGACTGGAAAACCCGCACCAAATACATCAGCCGCCGCATTTCGCCGATTACCGTTTTGGAAGGCTTGATGCTGTTGTATATCGGTTTTGGCATCGGAATGGAATTCTGGTACGGAAGCTACGGTATGTTGCCCTTCCATATCCTCCTGATTTTCGGGTATGGGCTTGTTTTTTATTTTTCGGTGCGGCACAGCCTGAGGGCCACACACTAGTGGCCATGCAATCCGCCGGCAGCAGCTCTCCGCATTGGATCATGGTCTGGTTTGCAGGAATGTTGGCCTTGGTTGTTGCGACGGGCCGGATGGAATTTGTCAATGCCCCTTATTTGCAAGGATTTGGATGGATCGCGGGCCTCTACCTGCTCGCCTTCCTTGGATATGCCATGATCCTGCGTGCGCCCGAAAACCGAAGTATTTTTCGGATGGCGATCGCGCTTGGCATCATTTTGCGGGTCGGATTGGTCTTTTGTTATCCCAACCTCAGCGACGATTATTACCGCTACATCTGGGACGGCCGCCTTTGGGTGGAGGGGGTGAATCCGATGGACATGTTGCCAAGCGAATGGATGGCCAAACTCGGTCCAGATCAGGTGGGCGATTGGCAATTCCTTTTTGATCACCTGAATTCGAAGCAGTACTACACCGTCTATCCACCTGTTTTGCAGGGCGTGTTTGCCATGGCTGCGAGGATTTCCGGAGGTGATGTTTACTTGGCGGTGGTTGTGCTGAAGTCCTTCATCTTGCTGGCGGAAATCGGTTCCATCTGGATCATGACGAAGTTGACCAAGCGGCTGAACCTGCCTCGAAAGGCGGTGTTGGTGTATGCGCTCAATCCCATGGTCGTGCTGGAACTGATCGGCAATTGCCATTTTGAGGCGCTGATGATATTTTTTGTGTTGGCAGCGATGTGGCTGCTGATGAAATGGGGCATCCTGCCTGCTGCGCCACTGCTCGCCTTGGCGATCGGTACCAAATTGCTGCCCGTCCTGATTTTCCCCTTTTTGATTCGGCGAATGGGTTGGTGGCGAACCCTTGCCTTTGGATTGGTGACTTTGGCCTGCTGCCTGCCGATGTTTTGGTGGATGCTGGATGGGGACCGTTTGGCGCATTTCCAGGAGAGTCTGCGGTTGTATTTCCATTCCTTCGAATTCAATGGCGGGCCTTATTACGCCGTGCGCAGCGTTTTGGGCTACTGGGCGAATCGCATTTTGCCTTGGCTGATGCTGGGATTGATCCTTGTGTCTGCTTGGCGGGAACGCAACCGGGTTTGGACCGGCTTGCCGGCGGCGATGATGTTGGCCTTGACCTTGTATCAGTTGCATTCGCCGGTGATTCATCCTTGGTACATAACGCCTTTGATTGCGATGGCCGCGTTGAGTCCATACCGCTATCCGGTGGTCTGGTCATTTTTTCTGCCGCTCACCTACGTAGCCTATTTTATGCCGGGTGAGGTGCGTGAATCGGGCTTGTTGATGCTGGTCGAATACGGTGTTTTGTTTGCATACGTCGCCTACGAATGGATTTTCAGGCGGCAGCGCCTCACCCTGACCGAATGGATTTTGCGCAGCAATTTCCTTCGTAGACAGGCTCAAAAGAGTATTCCTGCACGACTCAAGATCAAGCAGGCACGCATTTCGAAGCATCTCCAAAAGGGCGAACGCATCCTCGACATCGGCACCGGAAACGGGGGGCTTTGCCGCGCCTTGCGGCTGGAGGGACTGGAAATCCAACCGCTGGATGTCGCCAATCTGAGCTATTTCCCCGAGGTGCAAGCCAAGATTTACGACGGAAACACTTTTCCTTTTCCAGAGAAGTCATTCGATACAAGCTTGATGATCACGATGCTGCATCATACGCCTGATCCTGGGAAAATCATCCGCGAGGCCATCAGGGTATCCAAGGGACGTTTGGTGATCATGGAAGACATCTACCGCAACAAGCTGCAGCAACAGTTGACCTACTTCACGGATTCCTTGGTGAATCTGGAATTCGAAGGGCATCCCCACACCAATAAAACCGATGCAGAATGGCAGGCGCTCTTCAAGGACCTCGACCTGAAGCTG
Proteins encoded in this window:
- a CDS encoding 4Fe-4S binding protein, whose protein sequence is MGHVTNQWFVYGFIYTVAVVVMGFRFILKYRHSKYQIVRTLCVAFFQLVIAFALPTVFEVLNEKQRVQFEPAVASYLPVYQGYESAKNEYYAVKDSVDKGVNTALYSPMLAGLEQRYNAAKEQTLEAQGPMLAKRPQVTAHYFSYFWPLGYDRLTPSTIEYYTGVEPFDGVHVPSSDGKYLTTQAGFGTFGWIAIGFGIFMSFVGVVVLTYFFGKRWYCSFVCGCGGLAETAGDPFRQQSDKSLKAWRIERWSIYSVLGLITLVTVLLLVDWKLHFLGEGLKGNLKSGYGFLIGSCFAGVVGTGFYPILGSRVWCRFGCPQAAILGIIQKYFSRFRITTNGGQCISCGNCSTYCEMGIDVKSYAQRGENIVRASCVGCGVCSSVCPRGVLNLENGPTDSRYNGLEPISISAGEIQIKG
- a CDS encoding glycosyltransferase family 2 protein; this translates as MNPNILVIIPAFNEAESIGKVVGDIPKGLVREVVVVNNSSTDATETNAKAAGATVLRETRRGYGFACLCGIAYANAKQGAERPDIIVFIDGDYSDHPEQLPELLRPILEEGYDMVIGSRALGARERGSMTPQQVFGNWLATTLIRLFYRTRYTDLGPFRVIKMDKLLALEMKDQTYGWTVEMQLKAAKKKFKTTEVPVNYRRRIGVSKVSGTVKGTILAGYKILYTIFRYL
- a CDS encoding glycosyltransferase, giving the protein MGIAILVLYFVALTFILMYSGVQVHLAILYTRFQKREKMAHEALPAMPVGKPWPMVTVQLPIFNEMYVVERLIDSIAAFDYPADRLEVQVLDDSTDETVQITAKKVAEWKAKGLDIVHVHRSNRQGFKAGALKEGMEKAKGEFIAIFDADFLPHPNFLKTTIPHFHDPKIGVVQTRWEHINRNYSILTKLQAFALDAHFSVEQQGRNSMGYFINFNGTAGVWRRSTIDDAGGWQSDTLTEDLDLSYRAQLKGWRFKFLENLDSPAELPAAMGAVKSQQFRWTKGAAETARKNLGKVLMAKLPFGTKVHATFHLLNSMLFICIVLNAVLSVPLVFYNETNPIVAGLMQYASIFSMSLLALILFFWVSRRNRLGGRGIKGFLRFVVTFPVFWCVTMGLSLHNAIATMEGYIGRKTPFIRTPKFALTDGKDDWKTRTKYISRRISPITVLEGLMLLYIGFGIGMEFWYGSYGMLPFHILLIFGYGLVFYFSVRHSLRATH
- a CDS encoding methyltransferase domain-containing protein: MVWFAGMLALVVATGRMEFVNAPYLQGFGWIAGLYLLAFLGYAMILRAPENRSIFRMAIALGIILRVGLVFCYPNLSDDYYRYIWDGRLWVEGVNPMDMLPSEWMAKLGPDQVGDWQFLFDHLNSKQYYTVYPPVLQGVFAMAARISGGDVYLAVVVLKSFILLAEIGSIWIMTKLTKRLNLPRKAVLVYALNPMVVLELIGNCHFEALMIFFVLAAMWLLMKWGILPAAPLLALAIGTKLLPVLIFPFLIRRMGWWRTLAFGLVTLACCLPMFWWMLDGDRLAHFQESLRLYFHSFEFNGGPYYAVRSVLGYWANRILPWLMLGLILVSAWRERNRVWTGLPAAMMLALTLYQLHSPVIHPWYITPLIAMAALSPYRYPVVWSFFLPLTYVAYFMPGEVRESGLLMLVEYGVLFAYVAYEWIFRRQRLTLTEWILRSNFLRRQAQKSIPARLKIKQARISKHLQKGERILDIGTGNGGLCRALRLEGLEIQPLDVANLSYFPEVQAKIYDGNTFPFPEKSFDTSLMITMLHHTPDPGKIIREAIRVSKGRLVIMEDIYRNKLQQQLTYFTDSLVNLEFEGHPHTNKTDAEWQALFKDLDLKLVYREEFRTLVFFTQVIYVLELADRSDDWVATANKQV